One window from the genome of Haloprofundus halobius encodes:
- the arsN2 gene encoding arsenic resistance N-acetyltransferase ArsN2 has protein sequence MSRSLSVRPVSESELETVASVLRRTGLPSDDVRTTPARFFVAAVNGESVGVSGVELRGDAALLRSVAVETDARGTGYGRVLVATAADHAAERGIETLYLLTETASGYFESLGFRRCERDDVPAAIRDTTQFDDLCPESAVCMRAPTTAVLEAARDGGRTDR, from the coding sequence ATGTCCCGGAGCCTCTCGGTTCGACCGGTCTCGGAGTCGGAGCTCGAAACCGTCGCGTCGGTGCTCCGACGGACCGGTCTCCCGTCGGACGACGTTCGGACCACACCCGCGCGGTTCTTCGTGGCTGCCGTCAACGGCGAGTCCGTCGGCGTCAGCGGGGTCGAACTGCGCGGGGACGCCGCGCTCCTCCGCTCTGTGGCTGTCGAAACGGACGCTCGCGGAACGGGATACGGGCGTGTACTCGTCGCCACGGCCGCCGACCACGCCGCAGAGCGCGGTATCGAGACGCTCTATCTCCTCACCGAGACTGCATCCGGCTACTTCGAGTCGCTCGGTTTCCGACGGTGCGAGCGAGACGACGTCCCCGCGGCGATACGAGATACGACCCAGTTCGACGACCTCTGTCCCGAGTCGGCCGTCTGCATGCGTGCTCCGACCACGGCGGTCCTCGAAGCCGCCCGCGACGGCGGTCGAACCGACCGTTAG
- a CDS encoding redoxin domain-containing protein, producing the protein MVDFEVVDLPETDHVDVGDTAPDFTRPLVNAEYWEGASLSELTDNGPVLLVFYPMDGAFPATYMWNEMRDREWGNTLTVVGLSISSPYEHKTLIEERGMEYSLFSDPQNGVAREYGVENDLDGMAGVSEARPAVFLLDEDRTVEYAWVASEWPDFPDYDEVEAAIADLA; encoded by the coding sequence ATGGTCGACTTCGAGGTCGTCGACCTCCCCGAGACGGACCACGTCGACGTCGGCGACACGGCACCCGACTTCACCCGCCCGCTCGTCAACGCCGAGTACTGGGAGGGCGCGTCGCTGTCGGAGCTCACCGACAACGGACCCGTCCTCCTCGTGTTCTACCCGATGGACGGCGCGTTCCCGGCGACGTACATGTGGAACGAGATGCGCGACCGGGAATGGGGGAACACGCTCACCGTCGTCGGCCTCTCCATCTCGTCACCGTACGAGCACAAGACGCTCATCGAGGAGCGAGGGATGGAGTACTCGCTGTTTTCGGACCCGCAGAACGGCGTCGCCCGCGAGTACGGCGTCGAGAACGACCTCGACGGGATGGCCGGCGTGAGCGAGGCGCGTCCGGCGGTGTTCCTACTTGACGAGGATCGGACCGTCGAGTACGCGTGGGTCGCCAGCGAGTGGCCCGATTTCCCCGACTACGACGAGGTGGAGGCGGCCATCGCCGACCTCGCCTGA
- the samp2 gene encoding ubiquitin-like small modifier protein SAMP2, which translates to MDVSVEIVGEGSREVAVADDATYADLVSAVDLSPHEVSVLVDGRPVPEDQPVEADRVKVLRLIKGG; encoded by the coding sequence ATGGACGTGAGCGTGGAGATAGTCGGCGAGGGAAGCCGCGAAGTGGCCGTCGCCGACGACGCGACGTACGCCGACCTCGTCTCGGCCGTCGACCTCAGCCCCCACGAGGTGTCGGTGCTCGTCGACGGCCGTCCGGTGCCCGAAGACCAACCCGTCGAGGCCGACCGGGTGAAGGTGCTTCGCCTCATCAAGGGCGGGTGA
- a CDS encoding ArsR/SmtB family transcription factor produces MAGLLPSTPDTSDADPGDPRVIGLDSDAADELLSALSSRTARRVLAELHEEPTTPAELAGRVDTSLQNVQYHLGNLEDAGIVEVVGTAYSEKGREMKVYGPSDRALVVVAGREAETNGLRALLSRLVGGVGVLGVASLAVDRILGGPTAELAPFALGSDSGAEGQGGEYTSGDSGDAGGGSTGDSGDDGSGSDGGEYDVSTDSNESGGGETDEAAGETTTGTEPTETTTGTEPTETTAEADAESTQVSTESTRTAESTETVADSTATDGGGTTTQAAADTATEFSGEALDAGGQPLVEVLVASPGFLFFLGGVAVLFVALFVLSRR; encoded by the coding sequence ATGGCCGGTCTGTTGCCCTCCACTCCCGACACCTCCGACGCAGACCCCGGCGACCCGCGCGTCATCGGCCTCGACAGCGACGCCGCCGACGAGTTGCTCTCGGCGCTCTCGTCGCGGACCGCCCGACGCGTCCTCGCCGAACTCCACGAGGAACCGACGACGCCCGCCGAACTCGCCGGTCGCGTCGACACGTCGCTACAGAACGTCCAGTACCACCTCGGAAACCTCGAAGACGCCGGCATCGTCGAAGTCGTCGGCACCGCCTACTCGGAGAAGGGCCGCGAGATGAAGGTGTACGGCCCGTCCGACAGGGCGCTCGTCGTCGTCGCCGGACGGGAAGCGGAGACGAACGGCCTGCGTGCGCTCCTCTCGCGACTCGTCGGCGGCGTCGGCGTCCTCGGCGTCGCCAGCCTCGCCGTCGACCGGATTCTCGGCGGCCCGACCGCCGAGCTCGCCCCGTTCGCGCTCGGTTCCGACAGCGGAGCGGAGGGCCAAGGCGGCGAGTACACGTCCGGCGATTCGGGAGACGCCGGTGGCGGCAGCACGGGCGACAGCGGCGACGACGGAAGCGGAAGCGACGGCGGCGAGTACGACGTCAGCACCGACAGCAACGAGAGCGGCGGCGGCGAGACGGACGAAGCCGCCGGCGAGACGACAACGGGTACTGAACCGACCGAGACGACAACGGGTACTGAACCGACCGAGACGACGGCGGAGGCGGACGCGGAATCGACGCAGGTCTCGACCGAGTCGACTCGAACCGCAGAGTCCACGGAGACCGTTGCCGACTCGACGGCGACAGACGGCGGGGGGACGACGACACAGGCGGCCGCCGACACCGCCACCGAGTTTTCGGGCGAGGCTCTCGACGCCGGCGGACAGCCGCTCGTCGAGGTACTCGTCGCCTCACCCGGCTTCCTGTTCTTCCTCGGCGGCGTCGCGGTGCTTTTCGTCGCGCTGTTCGTCCTGTCGCGGCGGTAG
- a CDS encoding inorganic phosphate transporter, translating into MVAVETVATFVVAALASLFMAWAIGAGSSGSTPFAPAVGANAISVMRAGFIVGILGFAGAVLQGASVTEAVGTELIVGVELSAIAATVGLLTAAVLVAVGVFTGYPIATAFTVTGAVVGVGLALGGAPAWAKYQEIVALWVLTPFVGGGIAYATAKTLRNDRIAERFAVPFLAGIVAALVANVQFSMLGPGSEGASVAVVVAARLALPAVSGLPVGRLLVTLVFAALVTAALHRDMVRDADAGQRRFLLVLGGLVAFSAGGSQVGLAIGPLVPLLGPAMPIPLVAVLVGGGLGLLAGSWTGAPRMIKAIAQDYSSLGPRRSIAALIPSFAIAQAAVAFGIPVSFNEIIVSAIIGSGYAAGGSGVSRQKMLYTVLAWVGSLALALALGYGVFAAVDLLLSSV; encoded by the coding sequence ATGGTAGCCGTCGAGACGGTCGCGACGTTCGTCGTAGCGGCCCTCGCCAGTCTGTTCATGGCGTGGGCCATCGGTGCCGGGTCGTCGGGGTCGACGCCCTTCGCCCCCGCCGTCGGAGCCAACGCTATCTCCGTGATGCGCGCGGGCTTCATCGTCGGTATTCTCGGCTTCGCCGGCGCAGTACTCCAGGGCGCGAGCGTCACCGAAGCCGTGGGGACGGAACTCATCGTCGGGGTCGAACTGTCGGCCATCGCGGCGACGGTCGGACTGTTGACGGCCGCGGTGCTCGTCGCCGTCGGCGTCTTCACCGGCTATCCCATCGCCACGGCGTTCACCGTCACCGGGGCCGTCGTCGGCGTCGGTCTCGCCCTCGGCGGCGCGCCCGCGTGGGCGAAGTACCAAGAGATCGTCGCGCTGTGGGTGCTCACGCCGTTCGTCGGCGGCGGCATCGCGTACGCGACGGCGAAGACGCTCCGCAACGACCGCATCGCCGAACGGTTCGCCGTCCCGTTTCTCGCCGGTATCGTCGCCGCACTCGTCGCGAACGTCCAGTTCTCGATGCTCGGCCCGGGGAGCGAGGGGGCAAGCGTCGCCGTCGTAGTCGCCGCGAGACTCGCACTCCCTGCCGTCTCGGGTCTCCCGGTCGGTCGCCTGCTCGTCACGCTCGTCTTCGCCGCGCTCGTCACTGCCGCGCTCCACCGCGACATGGTACGCGACGCCGACGCCGGGCAGCGACGATTTCTCCTGGTGCTCGGCGGCCTCGTCGCCTTCTCGGCGGGCGGTAGTCAGGTCGGGTTGGCCATCGGGCCGCTCGTGCCGCTTCTGGGTCCGGCGATGCCGATTCCGCTCGTCGCCGTCCTCGTCGGCGGCGGTCTCGGCCTGTTGGCGGGGTCGTGGACTGGCGCGCCGCGGATGATCAAGGCCATCGCACAGGACTACTCCTCGCTCGGTCCGCGCCGCTCCATCGCCGCACTCATCCCCTCGTTCGCCATCGCGCAGGCGGCCGTCGCCTTCGGCATCCCCGTCTCGTTCAACGAGATTATCGTCAGCGCCATCATCGGCAGCGGCTACGCCGCCGGCGGGAGCGGCGTGAGTCGCCAGAAGATGCTGTACACGGTGCTCGCGTGGGTCGGGTCGCTGGCGCTGGCGCTGGCGCTCGGCTACGGCGTGTTTGCCGCCGTCGACTTGTTGCTGTCGTCGGTGTGA
- a CDS encoding GNAT family N-acetyltransferase, with translation MTDGERTATVRVATDDELVDVMRVLDGAVLEADAETVEAGLGTDSVLVAERGGHVVGALVRDDDHVEAVAVRRRHRAEGVGSALVRGALSRTGHLTAAFDPRVREFYESLGFEIRERNGRLWGEKRARD, from the coding sequence ATGACCGACGGAGAGCGGACAGCGACCGTCAGAGTCGCCACGGACGACGAACTCGTCGACGTGATGCGCGTCCTCGACGGTGCGGTGCTCGAAGCCGACGCCGAGACAGTCGAAGCCGGACTCGGCACCGACTCGGTGCTCGTCGCCGAGCGAGGCGGCCACGTCGTCGGCGCGCTCGTCCGCGACGACGATCACGTCGAGGCCGTCGCGGTTCGGCGACGGCATCGTGCCGAAGGTGTGGGGAGCGCGCTCGTCCGCGGCGCGCTCTCTCGAACCGGTCACCTGACGGCGGCGTTCGACCCCCGAGTGCGGGAGTTCTATGAGTCGCTTGGGTTCGAGATACGCGAGCGGAACGGACGACTGTGGGGAGAGAAGCGAGCACGTGACTAA
- a CDS encoding glutathione S-transferase N-terminal domain-containing protein — translation MSDDPAITLYRLQACPYCERVVRKLHEYDLDYHSRFVEPMHSERNVVKRISGKRTVPAIVDENTGLTMSESANIVEYLTETYGGAATDGGTDLDDDTEDGGAA, via the coding sequence ATGTCCGACGACCCGGCGATTACCCTGTACCGATTACAGGCGTGTCCGTACTGCGAGCGCGTCGTCCGAAAACTCCACGAGTACGACCTCGACTACCACTCGCGGTTCGTCGAACCGATGCACTCCGAGCGCAACGTCGTCAAACGCATCTCCGGGAAACGTACTGTCCCGGCCATCGTCGACGAGAACACGGGACTGACGATGTCGGAGTCGGCGAACATCGTCGAGTATCTGACCGAGACGTACGGCGGAGCCGCGACGGACGGCGGCACCGACCTCGACGACGACACCGAGGACGGGGGTGCGGCGTAA
- a CDS encoding CRISPR-associated protein Cas4 has translation MPTFTDLARATYCPRQLYYARRDDERGPPPEVAEIRELAFRYEELVDADDGTIRALPVAVEPDEYRRALRGLGERDEWPSLCTPTERDRLLHGRDARGMAHKILEGESETDGDVPTPTLVSPGHPPEQGVWKPQKVRAVAAAKALSWEEEREISRTLVEYPAVGAVRTVRLTTRAKATYRTAVRTVRSMDGPPPRLRGSDKCSTCEYRSQCGVKTRSLRSLFGL, from the coding sequence GTGCCGACGTTCACGGACCTCGCGCGGGCGACGTACTGTCCGCGACAGTTGTACTACGCTCGCCGCGACGACGAACGGGGACCGCCGCCCGAGGTTGCCGAGATTCGGGAGTTGGCGTTTCGCTACGAGGAACTCGTCGACGCTGACGACGGGACGATTCGAGCACTTCCTGTCGCGGTCGAACCCGACGAGTACCGTCGGGCGCTCCGAGGGCTCGGCGAACGCGACGAGTGGCCGAGTCTCTGCACTCCGACCGAACGCGACCGGCTGCTCCACGGACGGGACGCCCGAGGTATGGCGCACAAGATTCTCGAGGGCGAATCGGAGACCGACGGCGACGTGCCGACACCCACGCTCGTCTCGCCCGGTCACCCGCCCGAGCAGGGGGTCTGGAAGCCGCAGAAAGTGCGCGCCGTCGCAGCGGCGAAAGCGCTCTCGTGGGAGGAAGAGCGCGAGATCTCGCGGACACTCGTCGAGTATCCGGCCGTCGGTGCGGTCAGAACTGTACGGCTGACGACGCGAGCGAAGGCGACGTACCGTACTGCGGTCCGGACGGTTCGGTCGATGGACGGCCCACCACCGCGACTCCGCGGCAGCGACAAGTGTTCGACGTGCGAGTATCGCAGTCAGTGCGGTGTCAAAACGCGGTCGCTGCGCTCGCTGTTCGGCCTGTGA
- a CDS encoding replication factor C small subunit, translating to MSEAEGTPGREIWIEKYRPQTLDEVVGQDRIVERLQSYIEQRDLPHLLFAGPAGVGKTTCATAIAREVYGDDWRGNFLELNASDERGIDVVRDRIKNFARASFGGHDYRIIFLDEADSLTNDAQSALRRTMEQFADNTRFILSCNYSSKIIDPIQSRCAVFRFSPLGDAAVEETVRHIADTEGIELTDDGADALVYAANGDMRRGINSLQAAATTGETVDEEAVYAITATARPEDIEEMVTRALDGDFAAARSKLDHLLTDVGMAGGDIIDQLHRSVWEFDLDDRAAVRLMERIGEADYRITEGANEQVQLEALLASLALDD from the coding sequence ATGAGCGAGGCCGAGGGAACGCCGGGTCGCGAAATCTGGATCGAGAAGTACCGCCCGCAGACGCTCGACGAGGTGGTCGGACAGGACCGCATCGTCGAACGCCTCCAGAGCTACATCGAACAGCGCGACCTGCCGCACCTGCTGTTCGCCGGACCGGCGGGCGTCGGGAAGACCACCTGCGCCACCGCCATCGCCCGTGAGGTGTACGGCGACGACTGGCGCGGCAACTTCCTCGAACTCAACGCCTCCGACGAACGCGGCATCGACGTGGTGCGCGACCGCATCAAGAACTTCGCGCGCGCCTCCTTCGGCGGTCACGACTACCGCATCATCTTCCTCGACGAGGCCGACTCGCTGACGAACGACGCACAGTCGGCGCTTCGCCGGACGATGGAGCAGTTCGCCGACAACACCCGCTTCATCCTCTCGTGTAACTACTCCTCGAAGATCATCGACCCGATCCAGTCGCGGTGCGCCGTCTTTCGGTTCTCGCCGTTGGGCGACGCCGCCGTCGAGGAGACGGTTCGCCACATCGCCGACACGGAGGGCATCGAGTTGACAGACGACGGGGCCGACGCGCTCGTCTACGCGGCCAACGGCGACATGCGCCGCGGCATCAACTCGCTGCAGGCGGCGGCGACGACCGGCGAGACCGTCGACGAGGAGGCCGTCTACGCCATCACCGCCACGGCGCGCCCCGAGGACATCGAGGAGATGGTGACGCGGGCGCTCGACGGCGACTTCGCGGCCGCGCGGTCGAAACTCGACCACCTGCTCACCGACGTGGGGATGGCAGGCGGCGACATCATCGACCAGCTCCACCGCTCGGTGTGGGAGTTCGACCTCGACGACCGCGCGGCGGTCCGCCTGATGGAGCGCATCGGCGAGGCCGACTACCGCATCACCGAGGGCGCGAACGAGCAGGTCCAGTTGGAGGCGCTTCTGGCGTCGCTCGCGCTCGACGACTGA
- a CDS encoding hemolysin family protein: protein MGLPLPHTAHSVFLQSAQATGPVPVNPTTVAIGGVATIGILLALSAFFSSSEIAMFSLAKHRVDSLVEDNVPNSETVQSLKQNPHRLLVTILVGNNIVNIAMSSITTGLLAYYQFGGIESVLISTLGITTLVLLFGESAPKSYAVEHTESWALRVARPLKYSEYVLYPLVVVFDYLTRLVNKFTGGQSAIESTYITRDEIQDMIETGEREGVIEEEEREMLDRIFRFTNTIAKEVMTPRLDVTAVPKNATIEEAIETCVQADHERIPVYDGNLDNIIGIVNVRDLVREKHYGEGSDNLDDVVNPTLHVPESKNVDELLAEMQENRLQMVVVIDEFGTTEGIITLEDVAEEVVGDILEGDEDEAFETVDERTTLVRGEVNIDEVNEMLDLELPEGEEFETLAGFIFNRAGRLVEEGEKIEYDGVVIHIEEVDNTRIMRARITTPESTAEESDGDEVEQEVDPSSETDQPRRT from the coding sequence ATGGGTTTGCCGCTGCCACACACAGCTCATTCTGTGTTTCTACAGTCCGCTCAGGCGACCGGCCCCGTACCGGTCAACCCGACGACCGTTGCCATCGGCGGCGTCGCCACCATCGGGATTCTCCTTGCGCTCTCGGCGTTCTTCTCGTCTTCCGAGATAGCGATGTTCTCGCTGGCGAAACACCGTGTCGACTCGCTCGTCGAGGACAACGTCCCGAACTCGGAGACGGTGCAGTCGCTGAAGCAGAACCCCCACCGCCTCCTCGTGACGATTCTCGTCGGGAACAACATCGTCAACATCGCGATGTCTTCCATCACGACGGGACTGCTAGCGTACTACCAGTTCGGCGGCATCGAGTCGGTCCTCATCTCGACGCTCGGCATCACGACGCTCGTCCTGCTGTTCGGCGAGAGCGCGCCGAAGTCGTACGCGGTCGAACACACCGAGTCGTGGGCGCTGCGGGTCGCGCGCCCGCTGAAGTACTCCGAGTACGTCCTCTACCCGCTCGTCGTCGTCTTCGATTACCTCACCCGGCTCGTCAACAAGTTCACCGGTGGCCAGTCGGCCATCGAGTCCACCTACATCACCCGCGACGAGATTCAGGACATGATCGAGACGGGCGAGCGCGAGGGCGTCATCGAGGAGGAGGAGCGCGAGATGCTCGACCGCATCTTCCGCTTCACCAACACTATCGCCAAGGAGGTGATGACGCCGCGGCTCGACGTGACCGCCGTCCCGAAGAACGCGACCATCGAGGAGGCCATCGAGACGTGCGTCCAGGCCGACCACGAGCGCATCCCCGTCTACGACGGCAACCTCGACAACATCATCGGCATCGTCAACGTGCGCGACTTGGTCCGCGAGAAACACTACGGCGAGGGCAGCGACAACCTCGACGACGTGGTCAACCCGACGCTGCACGTTCCCGAGTCGAAGAACGTCGACGAACTGCTCGCGGAGATGCAGGAAAACCGCCTCCAGATGGTCGTCGTCATCGACGAGTTCGGGACGACTGAGGGAATCATCACGCTCGAAGACGTCGCCGAGGAAGTCGTCGGCGACATCCTCGAAGGCGACGAGGACGAGGCGTTCGAGACCGTCGACGAGCGCACGACGCTCGTCCGCGGCGAGGTCAACATCGACGAGGTGAACGAGATGTTGGACCTCGAACTCCCCGAAGGGGAGGAGTTCGAGACGCTCGCCGGGTTCATCTTCAACCGCGCGGGACGACTCGTCGAGGAGGGTGAGAAGATCGAGTACGACGGCGTCGTCATCCACATCGAGGAGGTCGACAACACCCGTATCATGCGCGCGCGAATCACGACGCCCGAGTCGACCGCGGAGGAGTCCGACGGCGACGAGGTGGAACAGGAGGTCGACCCGTCTTCTGAGACCGACCAACCGCGGCGAACATAA
- a CDS encoding metallophosphoesterase, with protein MLTVVSDTHATDSHRLRGRTLRAVRDAELVIHAGDFMAEPVLDAFVDEAETLRGVYGNNDDAGIRERLPAARTVEYGGVRFAVTHTRRGGDTALALFGRERDADAVIFGHSHQPRFDATGPLALLNPGSHAEPRGYRAAHAELEPEGDGLRGRLCTPDDDVFERFRIDPK; from the coding sequence GTGCTCACCGTCGTCTCCGACACACACGCGACCGATTCGCATCGACTCCGTGGGAGAACGCTCCGGGCCGTCCGCGATGCCGAACTGGTTATCCACGCGGGCGACTTCATGGCCGAACCGGTGCTCGACGCGTTCGTCGACGAAGCCGAGACGCTCCGCGGCGTCTACGGGAACAACGACGACGCCGGGATTCGCGAGCGACTGCCCGCCGCCCGGACCGTCGAGTACGGCGGAGTCCGATTTGCGGTCACGCACACACGACGCGGCGGCGACACGGCGCTCGCGCTGTTCGGGCGCGAACGCGACGCCGACGCGGTCATCTTCGGCCACAGTCATCAGCCGAGATTCGACGCGACGGGCCCGTTGGCGCTTCTGAATCCGGGGAGTCACGCCGAACCGCGCGGCTATCGGGCGGCGCACGCCGAGTTGGAACCCGAAGGCGACGGGCTTCGCGGCCGCCTCTGTACGCCCGACGACGACGTGTTCGAGCGGTTCCGCATCGACCCGAAGTAG
- a CDS encoding cation diffusion facilitator family transporter produces MAGSKSVVIAALIANGAIAVMKFLGYLLTGSPSMLSETYHSISDTGNQVFLLVGIRYSSKDPDRQHPFGYGKSQFFYSFLVAVMLFGIAGWESAKHGYNAIMHPGHGAGYQMVDFLGFSFNSVWVNVVVLVGAIAFETYAFVKANGELQRQIDEFEWSGIPEAFRKTSDVTTLTAFTEDAIALGGAAIALVGVLLSYFLDAPIYDAVASLVIGFLLMGFAIALAWENKRLLIGESLPKDIEEKLEAVIADHPGVTGIDSFRSVYVGAEKALVTAEVRFDGELVTGDIDEDIAQLKSKLEAADKRVSYVNIEPEV; encoded by the coding sequence ATGGCAGGAAGCAAATCGGTCGTCATCGCCGCGCTGATAGCGAACGGCGCTATCGCGGTGATGAAGTTTCTGGGATATCTGCTGACCGGTAGCCCCTCGATGCTCTCCGAGACGTATCACTCCATCTCCGACACCGGCAATCAGGTGTTCCTCCTCGTCGGTATCCGGTACAGCAGTAAAGACCCGGACAGACAGCACCCGTTCGGCTACGGGAAGTCGCAGTTCTTCTACAGCTTCCTCGTCGCGGTGATGCTGTTCGGCATCGCCGGGTGGGAGAGCGCTAAACACGGCTACAACGCCATCATGCACCCCGGACACGGGGCCGGGTATCAGATGGTCGACTTTCTCGGATTCAGTTTCAACTCCGTCTGGGTGAACGTCGTCGTCCTCGTCGGCGCCATCGCCTTCGAGACGTACGCGTTCGTGAAGGCCAACGGCGAACTCCAGCGGCAGATCGACGAGTTCGAGTGGAGCGGCATCCCCGAGGCGTTCCGCAAGACGAGTGACGTGACGACGCTGACGGCCTTCACCGAGGACGCCATCGCACTCGGCGGTGCGGCCATCGCGCTCGTCGGCGTCCTGCTGTCGTACTTCCTCGACGCGCCGATCTACGACGCCGTCGCGTCGCTCGTCATCGGATTCCTGCTGATGGGCTTCGCTATCGCGCTGGCGTGGGAGAACAAGCGCCTGCTCATCGGCGAGAGCCTCCCGAAGGATATCGAAGAGAAACTCGAAGCGGTCATCGCCGACCACCCCGGCGTGACGGGAATCGACAGTTTCCGCTCGGTGTACGTCGGGGCCGAAAAGGCGCTCGTCACCGCCGAGGTGCGGTTCGACGGCGAACTCGTCACCGGCGACATCGACGAAGACATCGCCCAGCTAAAGTCGAAGCTCGAAGCGGCCGACAAACGGGTCTCGTACGTCAACATCGAACCCGAAGTCTGA
- a CDS encoding L-threonylcarbamoyladenylate synthase encodes MTAKPSDDRTQYAFLSERLPTAMDTVADAVAAVERGEAVVYPTETVYGLGADALDADAVERVFELKGRARDNPLSLGAPSVDAALRYTDPTDREVRFMREFLPGPVTVVAARREMVPDVLTAGRERVGIRVPDHDLAFELLAELTPTPLTATSANRSGAGSVRRVDELDPRILESVGAVLDDGETPGTESTVVDVGRNVIHRRGARADDIEAWLKRE; translated from the coding sequence CTGACCGCGAAACCGAGCGACGACCGAACGCAGTACGCTTTTTTGTCCGAGCGTCTACCCACGGCTATGGACACAGTCGCAGACGCCGTCGCCGCCGTCGAGCGCGGCGAGGCGGTCGTCTACCCGACCGAGACGGTGTACGGACTCGGCGCGGACGCCCTCGACGCCGACGCCGTCGAGCGCGTGTTCGAGTTGAAGGGTCGCGCCCGCGACAACCCCCTGTCGCTCGGCGCCCCGAGCGTCGACGCCGCACTCCGGTACACCGACCCGACCGACCGAGAGGTTCGGTTCATGCGCGAGTTCCTTCCGGGACCTGTCACCGTCGTCGCCGCCCGCCGGGAGATGGTTCCCGATGTGCTCACCGCGGGACGCGAGCGCGTCGGCATCCGGGTCCCCGACCACGACCTGGCCTTCGAACTGCTCGCCGAACTCACGCCAACGCCGCTGACGGCGACGAGCGCGAACCGGAGCGGTGCCGGAAGCGTCCGCCGCGTCGACGAACTCGACCCCCGAATTCTCGAATCAGTCGGCGCAGTACTCGACGACGGCGAGACGCCCGGCACCGAGAGCACCGTCGTCGACGTGGGGCGTAACGTAATCCACCGCCGCGGTGCACGGGCCGACGACATCGAGGCGTGGCTGAAACGCGAGTAG